The Carnobacterium sp. 17-4 genome has a window encoding:
- a CDS encoding polysaccharide deacetylase family protein, with protein MKPILLGVSLMSALILSGCQTADTSTDDSTTSSLASNTSETQSSSTEESSTSEQSSEVQSSMESSEQPSDKQEAFRYHINPTTSVVEPIDEAVDPKVALLTFDDSPDQHAVEIAEQLKAINAPAIFFVNGMYIESDEGKEKLKQIYDMGFEIGNHTQTHPNLSTISPENQREEILQTNQLIYEVTGEKPRFFRAPHGVTTETSDAIMAEEDMVSMNWTYGYDWEADYQTSEALSGIMLNTEYLNNGANLLMHDRSWTNGAVISIAEGLIEKGFTLVDPNLIESPEREE; from the coding sequence ATGAAACCTATTCTATTAGGAGTATCTCTTATGAGCGCTCTTATCTTAAGCGGATGTCAAACTGCTGATACGTCAACTGACGATTCGACCACTTCTTCGCTTGCTTCTAACACAAGTGAGACTCAATCGAGTAGCACAGAAGAATCTTCTACAAGTGAACAAAGCAGTGAAGTCCAAAGTTCAATGGAGTCTTCCGAGCAGCCTTCTGATAAACAAGAAGCATTTCGGTACCACATTAACCCAACCACCTCAGTTGTAGAACCAATCGATGAGGCCGTTGACCCTAAAGTAGCCCTTTTAACTTTTGACGATTCTCCTGATCAACACGCAGTGGAAATAGCTGAACAATTGAAAGCAATCAATGCACCTGCCATCTTCTTTGTTAACGGTATGTACATAGAATCAGATGAAGGTAAAGAAAAGTTGAAACAAATTTATGATATGGGATTTGAAATTGGAAATCACACCCAAACACATCCTAATTTAAGTACCATCAGTCCAGAAAACCAACGCGAAGAAATCTTACAAACCAATCAATTGATTTATGAAGTAACTGGTGAAAAACCGCGCTTCTTTCGTGCCCCTCATGGCGTAACGACGGAAACATCTGATGCTATAATGGCTGAAGAAGACATGGTTTCAATGAACTGGACGTATGGATACGATTGGGAAGCAGATTACCAAACAAGTGAAGCTTTATCCGGTATCATGTTAAACACGGAATACCTAAATAATGGAGCTAACCTATTGATGCATGATCGTTCATGGACGAATGGAGCCGTCATTTCTATTGCTGAAGGCTTAATCGAAAAAGGGTTTACCCTAGTTGACCCTAATCTTATTGAATCACCTGAAAGAGAGGAATAA
- a CDS encoding YkyA family protein, which translates to MKKRYLVTNLFAVSLFLTACGNDDVAKALESTTSVETQNEQIVNDLNAISEQEKSLQGTFETTLSEDDSLSTLADKSSAVFENVETRSSSLSELKETVSAMKEEQVLLAEKTSDKLPQEELTALSTNIEELTASLEEYIAHYETVLAEQETYFSDLGKEEATYETLTAGIETINKSDAETKALLAKLDQELVAVQDTQAQSTASLNDLNESSKSK; encoded by the coding sequence ATGAAAAAAAGATATTTAGTCACAAATTTATTTGCTGTTTCCTTATTCTTGACAGCTTGCGGCAACGATGATGTTGCAAAAGCATTGGAATCCACCACCTCTGTCGAGACTCAAAATGAACAGATCGTAAATGACTTAAATGCCATTTCAGAACAAGAAAAAAGTTTACAGGGAACGTTTGAAACGACGCTTTCTGAAGACGATTCATTAAGCACTTTAGCGGATAAGTCTTCTGCTGTTTTTGAAAATGTTGAGACTCGTTCCTCTTCCCTTTCCGAATTAAAAGAGACGGTTTCTGCGATGAAAGAAGAACAAGTTCTCCTAGCAGAAAAAACAAGTGATAAACTGCCGCAAGAAGAACTAACGGCATTATCTACAAACATAGAAGAACTGACCGCTAGCTTAGAGGAGTATATCGCTCATTACGAAACAGTATTAGCCGAACAGGAAACCTATTTTTCAGATTTAGGCAAAGAAGAAGCCACTTATGAGACCCTTACTGCCGGTATCGAAACCATTAATAAATCTGATGCTGAAACAAAAGCATTATTGGCTAAACTTGATCAAGAACTTGTTGCTGTGCAAGATACTCAAGCTCAATCAACAGCGTCTCTTAACGATTTAAACGAATCATCTAAATCTAAATAA
- the lspA gene encoding signal peptidase II, whose product MFIYYILAAIIVAVDQFTKFLTVQNIDLYEIVEVVPNVLSWMYIQNNGAAWSILEGQMWFFYIITIIVIGFVIYYLQKYGKQSRLFSIALALILAGSIGNFIDRIRFEYVIDMVRLEFINFPIFNVADMSLSIGVFLMIIFVFIDERNEKKKR is encoded by the coding sequence ATGTTCATATATTATATCTTAGCAGCCATCATAGTGGCCGTTGATCAGTTCACTAAATTTTTAACCGTGCAAAACATTGACTTATATGAAATTGTAGAAGTTGTTCCAAATGTCTTATCATGGATGTACATTCAAAATAACGGAGCTGCTTGGAGCATTTTAGAAGGCCAAATGTGGTTCTTTTATATTATAACGATTATAGTAATTGGCTTTGTTATTTATTATTTGCAAAAATATGGTAAGCAAAGTCGGTTATTTTCAATTGCTTTAGCACTTATTTTAGCTGGTTCAATAGGGAATTTTATTGATCGTATTCGATTTGAATATGTTATCGACATGGTTCGTTTGGAATTTATTAATTTTCCGATTTTTAACGTAGCCGATATGTCATTAAGTATCGGAGTATTTTTAATGATTATTTTTGTTTTCATAGACGAAAGAAATGAAAAAAAGAAACGCTAA
- a CDS encoding RluA family pseudouridine synthase: MLQEHNFIINEESGRLDKVLTDLLPSITRSHIQQWIKEGNVSVNGEKMKANYKVQPGDEIAIVEPELVSLEVLAEDIPIEIVYQDEDVVVVNKAQGMVVHPSAGHQTGTLVNALMHHITDLSGINGTIRPGIVHRIDKDTSGLLMVAKNDAAHEKLAAQLKDKTSLREYIALVHGVIPHEKGTIDAPLGRSKQDRKKQDIIDGGRAAVTHFTVLERFKDFTLVSLKLETGRTHQIRVHMKYIGYPLAGDPIYGPRKTLEGKGQFLHATTLGFKHPTSGEFLTFEAPLPKLFEDTLNDLRNV; this comes from the coding sequence ATGTTACAAGAACATAATTTTATTATTAACGAAGAATCAGGTCGCTTAGATAAGGTCTTGACAGACTTATTGCCGTCTATTACACGTTCGCACATTCAACAATGGATCAAAGAAGGAAACGTCTCTGTAAATGGAGAAAAAATGAAAGCTAATTATAAAGTACAACCAGGAGACGAGATTGCTATCGTTGAACCAGAGCTTGTTTCTTTAGAGGTGCTTGCAGAAGATATCCCAATCGAAATCGTGTATCAAGATGAAGATGTCGTAGTCGTGAATAAAGCACAAGGAATGGTTGTCCATCCTTCTGCTGGTCATCAAACAGGAACATTAGTGAATGCATTGATGCACCACATCACTGATTTGTCTGGTATCAACGGAACGATACGTCCAGGAATCGTTCACCGTATCGATAAGGATACTTCAGGTTTATTAATGGTTGCTAAAAATGATGCTGCACATGAAAAATTAGCTGCTCAATTAAAAGACAAAACGTCATTAAGAGAATACATTGCCTTAGTGCATGGTGTGATCCCTCATGAAAAAGGAACGATTGATGCTCCACTTGGCCGTTCAAAACAAGACCGCAAAAAACAAGACATCATTGATGGCGGAAGAGCAGCTGTAACGCACTTTACCGTTCTTGAACGCTTTAAAGATTTTACATTGGTTTCATTGAAATTAGAAACGGGTAGAACACATCAAATTCGTGTGCACATGAAATACATTGGTTATCCTTTAGCAGGAGACCCAATATACGGACCAAGAAAAACATTAGAAGGCAAGGGACAGTTCTTGCATGCAACGACATTAGGTTTTAAACACCCAACGTCTGGTGAATTCTTAACTTTTGAAGCACCTTTACCTAAGTTGTTTGAAGATACATTAAACGACTTAAGAAATGTCTAA
- the pyrR gene encoding bifunctional pyr operon transcriptional regulator/uracil phosphoribosyltransferase PyrR, with protein MSIKSEVEVVDQAAVKRALTRITYEIIERNKGIEDLVLVGIKTRGIYLARRIAERMKQLENVEIPVGELDISLYRDDVHEMNDNNEPTINGSDIPVSIEGKQVILVDDVLFTGRTIRAALDALMDIGRPSKISVAVLVDRGHRELPIRADFVGKNIPTSLEEQIKVGVQELDGEDHVLIQKITK; from the coding sequence ATGTCAATTAAATCAGAAGTAGAAGTAGTCGATCAAGCTGCTGTAAAACGCGCATTGACTCGGATCACTTATGAGATCATCGAAAGAAACAAAGGAATTGAAGACTTGGTTCTAGTTGGGATCAAAACGCGGGGCATTTACCTTGCAAGGCGAATTGCTGAACGCATGAAACAGTTGGAAAACGTGGAGATCCCTGTGGGTGAGTTAGATATATCACTTTATAGAGATGACGTCCATGAAATGAACGACAATAATGAACCTACGATAAACGGATCGGATATTCCGGTTTCTATTGAAGGCAAGCAAGTCATTCTAGTTGATGACGTATTGTTTACTGGCCGGACGATTAGAGCGGCACTAGATGCACTGATGGACATCGGTCGCCCAAGTAAAATCTCTGTGGCTGTATTAGTTGATAGAGGGCACAGAGAATTGCCGATTCGTGCCGATTTTGTTGGTAAAAACATTCCTACTTCCTTAGAAGAACAAATTAAAGTTGGCGTTCAAGAACTGGATGGCGAAGATCATGTGCTCATCCAAAAAATAACTAAATAA
- a CDS encoding aspartate carbamoyltransferase catalytic subunit, translated as MEKISATISLDHFVSVEDLTNEEVLTLIKRASQFKKGTISAQVMEPLYAVNLFFENSTRTHKSFEMAEKKLGIEIIDFEPSTSSIKKGESLYDTVLTMSALGTEIAVIRDSKEAFYTELINSPSIKCSIINGGDGTGQHPSQCLLDLMTIYEEYGHFDGLKIAIIGDLKHSRVAKSNMHMLKRLGAEVLFSGPTEWIDDSFKEYGQYAAVDDLICEADVIMLLRVQHERHESYNDALIASYLDQYGINELREKNMKPSAILMHPAPVNRDVELQSSLVECERSRIVTQMSNGVYARMAILEAIIVGRANSKTPL; from the coding sequence ATGGAAAAAATTTCTGCAACAATTTCTTTAGACCATTTTGTCTCAGTAGAAGATCTAACAAATGAAGAGGTTCTAACGTTGATCAAGCGGGCGTCACAATTTAAAAAAGGGACGATCTCTGCTCAAGTAATGGAGCCACTTTACGCGGTGAATTTATTCTTTGAGAACAGTACACGCACACACAAAAGTTTTGAAATGGCTGAAAAAAAATTGGGCATCGAAATCATTGACTTTGAACCTTCAACAAGCAGCATCAAAAAAGGAGAGAGCCTTTACGACACGGTATTGACCATGTCCGCACTTGGAACGGAAATTGCCGTTATTCGTGACAGTAAAGAAGCTTTTTATACTGAATTAATCAATAGCCCATCCATTAAATGCTCCATCATTAACGGCGGAGATGGAACAGGCCAACACCCCAGCCAATGTTTATTGGACTTAATGACCATTTACGAAGAATACGGTCATTTTGACGGCTTAAAGATCGCTATCATTGGAGATTTAAAACATTCCAGAGTAGCTAAATCAAATATGCATATGCTAAAACGACTGGGTGCAGAGGTTCTCTTCTCTGGTCCGACTGAATGGATAGATGACTCTTTTAAAGAGTACGGCCAATACGCGGCAGTGGATGACCTTATTTGTGAAGCCGACGTGATCATGCTCTTACGTGTACAGCATGAACGCCATGAATCTTATAACGATGCGTTGATCGCCAGCTATCTAGATCAATATGGCATTAACGAATTACGCGAAAAGAATATGAAACCTTCCGCAATCTTGATGCATCCTGCACCAGTCAACCGTGATGTGGAGTTACAAAGCTCACTGGTTGAGTGTGAACGATCACGAATCGTGACTCAAATGTCGAATGGCGTCTACGCCAGAATGGCAATTTTAGAAGCCATCATAGTGGGAAGAGCGAACAGCAAAACACCTTTATAA